One Glutamicibacter mishrai genomic window carries:
- a CDS encoding tripartite tricarboxylate transporter substrate binding protein, whose amino-acid sequence MKRIITAVAVGALALAASGCSASGGAASNAGADFPKNGKSVELLVAFSPGGPVDTAARLIQPVLEKELGTNVEVVNKPGAGGQIGYTSLANAKPDGYTIGAVGSPSIVVIPLDKARGAAFTREDMQPLARQVTDPMVIAVQPDSKYKNVKDLFEDSKANPGAINATTTGQMGGEHFAIAQINEATGGELSPVHFSEGASQASTAFLGKHVDVLVGNISEVIDLQKQGKAKVLGVMHSERSDALPQVPTLSEEGYDVVAATARGYAAPAGLPEDVAKKLESALQKAIEDESVVSKMDNLGLATSYQNSADYGEFWTKQEADYKAVLPLVQAK is encoded by the coding sequence ATGAAACGCATCATCACCGCTGTCGCTGTAGGTGCACTCGCCCTGGCCGCCTCTGGCTGTTCAGCAAGCGGCGGAGCCGCCTCCAATGCCGGAGCCGACTTCCCTAAAAACGGCAAATCCGTCGAACTGCTGGTGGCATTCTCGCCCGGCGGGCCGGTGGACACCGCTGCCCGGTTGATCCAGCCAGTGCTCGAAAAAGAACTGGGAACCAACGTCGAGGTGGTCAACAAGCCAGGCGCTGGCGGTCAGATCGGCTACACCTCCCTGGCTAACGCCAAGCCCGATGGATACACTATTGGCGCCGTAGGCTCGCCCTCCATCGTGGTCATTCCCTTGGACAAGGCCCGAGGTGCAGCGTTCACCCGGGAAGACATGCAGCCACTGGCCCGCCAGGTGACCGATCCGATGGTGATCGCTGTCCAGCCGGATAGCAAGTACAAGAACGTCAAGGACCTGTTCGAGGACAGCAAGGCGAATCCAGGGGCTATTAATGCCACTACCACCGGCCAAATGGGTGGCGAGCACTTTGCCATCGCGCAGATCAACGAGGCCACCGGCGGCGAACTGAGTCCGGTCCACTTCTCCGAGGGCGCTTCGCAGGCTTCCACCGCATTCCTGGGCAAGCATGTTGATGTGCTGGTTGGAAATATTAGCGAAGTCATCGACCTGCAGAAGCAAGGAAAGGCCAAGGTGCTGGGCGTCATGCATTCAGAACGCTCCGACGCTCTGCCCCAGGTGCCAACCCTCAGCGAGGAAGGCTATGACGTAGTGGCTGCGACCGCGCGTGGCTATGCGGCCCCGGCAGGCTTGCCTGAGGATGTGGCTAAGAAGCTGGAATCAGCATTGCAGAAGGCGATTGAAGATGAGTCAGTAGTGTCGAAGATGGACAATCTGGGGCTGGCCACCAGTTACCAAAATTCGGCGGACTACGGCGAATTCTGGACGAAGCAGGAAGCCGACTACAAGGCGGTACTGCCGCTCGTGCAGGCCAAATAG
- a CDS encoding tripartite tricarboxylate transporter permease codes for MDVLNELMMGFAQAMTWQNLLFAFVGCLLGTVIGVLPGIGPVAGIALLIPLTLNLDPAGSIIMLCAIFYGTTYGGTITSVLLNTPGEAASAITAIDGYQMTKVGRAGVALTIAAVGSFIGGTIATVGLVMAAKPLGSLGLLIGPPEFFALVVVGISLLVALAGRSMVRALISGALGLLISMVGIDPVMGAPRFTFGMERLLDGVSFVAVIVGIFGLSEILSYRPGKNQAVAQAPGMRALLPTRTDWKRSTPAFARGTGIGFAMGLIPGMTGSVSSLLSYGAEKKFSKHRNELGQGAIEGVAGPETANNAHANGALIPLFTLGIPASPTIAVLMGAFLQQGLTPGPTLFAEHSTLAWTIIASLFIGNVLLLVLNVPLVGLWTSILKVPYPILAGLILMFMVVGAYTINFSVFDVFVMIIFGLVGLGLRRLDIPLAPMVLTLVLGPLMERSLRESLDISHGSFSIFFDRPITMVLLLIALVIVCSPLLKLRKPAALVAEDPES; via the coding sequence ATGGATGTTCTCAACGAACTCATGATGGGTTTTGCGCAGGCGATGACCTGGCAGAACCTCCTCTTCGCCTTCGTCGGCTGCCTGTTGGGCACCGTCATTGGCGTCCTGCCGGGCATCGGGCCTGTTGCCGGCATCGCCCTGCTGATCCCGCTGACGCTGAATCTTGATCCTGCCGGATCCATCATCATGTTGTGCGCGATTTTTTATGGCACGACCTACGGCGGAACCATCACCAGTGTCCTGCTCAATACCCCGGGCGAAGCTGCCTCGGCCATCACCGCCATCGACGGCTACCAGATGACCAAAGTGGGACGCGCTGGTGTCGCGCTGACCATTGCCGCGGTGGGTTCCTTCATTGGCGGAACCATTGCCACCGTTGGCCTGGTCATGGCGGCCAAGCCGCTGGGCAGCCTGGGCTTGCTGATCGGCCCTCCGGAATTCTTCGCTCTTGTGGTCGTCGGCATATCCCTGCTGGTCGCCTTGGCTGGACGCTCGATGGTCAGGGCACTGATCTCCGGGGCCTTGGGATTGCTGATTTCGATGGTCGGCATCGATCCGGTCATGGGAGCACCACGTTTTACCTTCGGCATGGAGCGCTTGCTCGATGGCGTCTCCTTTGTGGCCGTCATTGTGGGCATCTTCGGCTTGTCGGAGATCCTTTCCTACCGCCCGGGGAAAAACCAGGCGGTGGCCCAAGCGCCGGGAATGCGCGCGCTGCTTCCCACGCGCACCGACTGGAAACGCAGCACCCCGGCCTTCGCCCGCGGTACCGGCATCGGCTTCGCCATGGGGCTGATTCCAGGCATGACCGGATCGGTATCCTCACTGCTGTCCTACGGCGCCGAGAAGAAATTCTCCAAGCACCGCAATGAACTGGGGCAGGGAGCCATCGAAGGAGTTGCCGGTCCGGAGACCGCGAATAATGCGCACGCAAATGGCGCCTTGATTCCGCTGTTCACTCTGGGGATCCCCGCCTCGCCGACGATCGCCGTGCTCATGGGCGCCTTCCTGCAGCAGGGGCTGACCCCCGGCCCCACCCTGTTCGCCGAACACAGCACACTGGCGTGGACGATCATCGCGAGCCTGTTCATCGGCAATGTCCTGCTGCTGGTGCTCAACGTCCCCCTGGTCGGCCTGTGGACTTCGATCCTGAAGGTGCCATATCCGATCCTTGCCGGTTTGATCCTGATGTTCATGGTCGTCGGTGCCTACACCATCAACTTCTCGGTATTCGACGTTTTCGTCATGATCATCTTCGGTCTGGTGGGTCTTGGCCTGCGCCGGCTGGACATTCCGCTGGCGCCCATGGTCTTGACCTTGGTGCTGGGCCCGCTGATGGAACGCTCCCTGCGCGAATCGCTGGATATTTCGCACGGCAGTTTCTCCATCTTCTTCGATCGCCCCATCACCATGGTTCTTCTGCTCATCGCCTTGGTGATTGTCTGCAGCCCGCTGCTGAAGCTGCGCAAGCCAGCCGCCCTGGTGGCTGAAGATCCCGAAAGCTAA
- a CDS encoding RraA family protein, giving the protein MNQSTQPLLVAQSVIDRLAALPAANIGDAMQRLGIASAQIQAVWEGAKISGPAYTVWVAPGDNAGIHEALKHVQPGEVIVVNGGGYTDRALLGELIGERAISKGVAGFAVDGAVRDAVDLGEINLPVFARATSPAGPYKNGPFEVNGTIAFGGVAVSPGDIVIGDSDGLVIIPAERAEDIATAAEAVNLDESQRRTAILASRKLSHS; this is encoded by the coding sequence ATGAATCAATCGACGCAGCCTCTTCTCGTCGCGCAATCCGTTATCGATCGACTCGCTGCGCTTCCCGCCGCCAACATCGGCGACGCCATGCAGCGCCTAGGCATTGCTTCAGCGCAAATCCAGGCAGTCTGGGAAGGCGCCAAGATTTCCGGACCTGCCTACACCGTTTGGGTGGCTCCGGGTGACAACGCCGGAATCCACGAAGCGCTCAAACATGTTCAGCCCGGAGAAGTCATCGTCGTCAACGGCGGCGGCTACACCGATCGAGCGCTGCTTGGAGAGCTCATCGGCGAGCGCGCGATTTCCAAGGGCGTGGCCGGATTCGCTGTCGACGGAGCGGTCCGTGATGCCGTGGATCTCGGCGAAATCAATCTTCCGGTCTTCGCCCGAGCCACCAGCCCCGCCGGCCCCTACAAGAATGGCCCCTTCGAAGTGAACGGAACGATCGCTTTCGGCGGGGTTGCCGTCTCGCCAGGCGACATTGTCATCGGCGATTCCGATGGCCTGGTCATCATTCCGGCAGAGCGCGCCGAAGACATCGCCACCGCCGCTGAAGCCGTGAATCTCGATGAGTCCCAGCGCCGCACCGCCATTCTCGCCAGCCGCAAACTCTCCCACTCCTGA
- a CDS encoding dihydrofolate reductase family protein, with the protein MGQLTYAINVTLDGCIDHRVGIVDDETHDYFTNLMDQRGAMLWGRTTYEMMEEYWPQVASGEAEAPAALREWAIKLQAKPKYVVTSTRTDFPWNNSHHLDGELVASVRELVDQTPNGVLLGSTKLASALDQLGLIDEYRFLIHPIIAGHGPRLYDAGLPESRYLELVETRNLSNGVIAASYLRA; encoded by the coding sequence ATGGGACAGTTAACCTACGCAATCAATGTCACCCTGGATGGCTGCATTGACCATAGAGTGGGCATCGTCGACGACGAGACCCATGACTATTTCACCAACTTAATGGACCAGCGCGGCGCAATGCTGTGGGGCCGGACTACGTACGAAATGATGGAAGAGTACTGGCCTCAGGTGGCCAGCGGAGAAGCAGAGGCTCCCGCGGCGCTTCGGGAATGGGCGATCAAGCTGCAGGCCAAGCCGAAGTACGTGGTCACTTCAACGCGCACCGATTTTCCCTGGAACAATAGCCATCACCTTGACGGCGAATTAGTCGCGTCGGTACGAGAGCTCGTTGATCAGACCCCGAACGGTGTGCTGCTCGGCAGCACCAAATTGGCATCGGCCTTGGATCAACTGGGACTGATCGATGAGTATCGCTTCTTGATCCATCCGATCATCGCTGGACATGGGCCGAGGTTGTACGATGCCGGATTGCCAGAATCGCGTTACCTGGAACTGGTCGAGACGAGGAACCTGAGCAACGGCGTGATCGCTGCCAGTTACCTGCGGGCATAG
- a CDS encoding NAD(P)-dependent oxidoreductase, with protein sequence MKCALIGLGEVGQIYAAALLDAGHEIIGYDPFITTAPPGAVLAQSAAEAAREADMVLVLTGAGAAPKVAEECLPVMKPGAGYADLTSSSPKTMEELGSTAGEANFIDVAILGPVIAQGAKTPLMASGRGAQDFAALLHSVGASVQIVDGGPGSAMAHKLLRSVFTKGLASVVIEAVRAGAAAGLEPWIREEISKTLAGDGQATIDRFLTGTAKHAVRRAAEMRSTGGYLEDLGVPHEMADASASAMERMAIDNRMTAG encoded by the coding sequence ATGAAATGTGCACTTATCGGACTCGGTGAAGTCGGACAGATCTATGCCGCCGCGCTGCTCGACGCAGGACACGAAATCATCGGCTACGACCCGTTCATCACCACCGCCCCGCCAGGGGCCGTGCTGGCCCAATCGGCGGCGGAAGCAGCCAGGGAAGCCGACATGGTCCTGGTCCTCACCGGCGCCGGCGCTGCGCCCAAGGTAGCCGAAGAATGCCTGCCGGTGATGAAGCCAGGTGCCGGCTACGCCGACCTGACCAGCTCATCCCCCAAGACCATGGAAGAACTCGGCTCCACCGCGGGCGAAGCCAACTTCATCGATGTAGCCATCCTCGGCCCCGTCATTGCCCAGGGAGCGAAGACCCCCTTGATGGCCAGCGGCCGCGGAGCGCAGGACTTTGCCGCTCTGCTCCACTCCGTAGGGGCATCGGTCCAGATCGTTGATGGCGGGCCGGGCAGCGCCATGGCCCATAAGCTGCTGCGCAGCGTCTTCACCAAGGGCCTGGCCTCTGTGGTGATTGAAGCGGTGCGCGCCGGTGCTGCCGCCGGGCTGGAACCATGGATCCGCGAAGAAATCTCCAAGACGCTGGCCGGCGACGGGCAGGCAACCATCGATCGCTTCCTGACGGGCACCGCCAAGCATGCAGTACGCCGTGCGGCGGAAATGCGTTCCACCGGCGGATATCTGGAAGACCTGGGCGTCCCGCACGAAATGGCCGACGCCTCAGCCAGCGCCATGGAGCGCATGGCTATCGATAATAGGATGACAGCTGGCTAG
- a CDS encoding endonuclease/exonuclease/phosphatase family protein produces the protein MRKILVGTASLSLGALLVLPATAAFAVPTGPGDRAEAPTQLFSDSSLRVATIQANLTADASGGLEAKLMGGTNPQAAQIADSISEADADVVVLTNMDAEQGAVDAFKDQYLNNEADDRTDIDYQYSYLAVGSKGLQSGADLNADGVIGSAEDAWGQGAFEEQGSVVVLSKYPVDEEKITAVSKLKWQDVENDQLHHTDLSGVLAASIPVMNTGLWDIPLEVGGQQVHVVATQTEPEDANQGYSQARHGDELKVISDYLAGKDYVHTDQGRQAEGVGDEKFVVAGALDLRDATENRLEPFLKGFAREDALNDAGSYLIPDASWQVTGQGRIEQSDPPLEEAVPSTVEAPGSLIWTDIEF, from the coding sequence GTGCGCAAGATATTAGTTGGAACAGCCAGCCTGAGCCTGGGAGCGCTTTTAGTCCTCCCAGCGACCGCTGCCTTTGCTGTACCAACTGGACCCGGTGACCGGGCCGAAGCGCCGACCCAACTGTTTTCTGATTCTTCGCTGCGTGTAGCCACCATCCAGGCCAACCTCACCGCTGATGCCTCTGGCGGCCTGGAAGCGAAGTTGATGGGCGGAACCAACCCGCAGGCCGCCCAGATCGCCGATAGCATTTCCGAAGCCGATGCCGACGTAGTGGTTTTGACCAATATGGATGCCGAACAGGGTGCCGTTGATGCGTTCAAGGACCAGTACCTGAACAACGAGGCGGATGACCGCACCGATATCGACTACCAGTACTCTTATCTGGCCGTTGGCTCCAAGGGCCTGCAAAGCGGTGCTGATTTGAACGCTGATGGCGTGATCGGCAGCGCCGAGGATGCCTGGGGCCAGGGAGCTTTTGAAGAGCAGGGCTCGGTAGTGGTGCTTTCCAAGTACCCGGTGGACGAAGAGAAGATCACCGCAGTCTCCAAGCTCAAGTGGCAGGACGTGGAGAACGACCAGTTGCACCATACCGACCTGTCGGGTGTCCTGGCTGCCTCTATTCCAGTCATGAATACCGGCCTGTGGGATATTCCCCTTGAAGTTGGCGGCCAGCAAGTCCATGTTGTTGCCACTCAGACCGAGCCTGAAGATGCGAACCAGGGGTACTCCCAGGCCCGCCACGGTGATGAACTGAAAGTCATTTCGGACTACTTGGCTGGCAAGGACTACGTGCACACGGATCAGGGCCGCCAGGCCGAGGGCGTGGGCGATGAGAAGTTCGTCGTCGCTGGTGCCTTGGATCTGCGGGATGCCACCGAGAACCGGCTTGAACCATTCCTCAAGGGCTTCGCTCGCGAAGATGCCCTGAATGACGCCGGCAGCTACCTGATTCCGGATGCCTCGTGGCAGGTTACCGGACAGGGACGCATCGAGCAGAGCGATCCTCCACTGGAAGAAGCAGTGCCGAGCACCGTTGAAGCACCCGGATCACTGATCTGGACCGACATCGAGTTCTAA
- a CDS encoding tripartite tricarboxylate transporter TctB family protein, translated as MSNDATGRRVPAGRWPILIGQAVIALVGLYALLGSLSLGLWSSLGPGAGFFPAVLGIFLMVLVVLWFVQERAKPTEDAGAEAFDSAQIWAVVLSLVILAAALPFLGFQLSVFIFLMYHLSFRARIGWVKAVIISLCGSVGVFYLFTAVLHVSLPVATVPPLSMIGL; from the coding sequence GTGTCGAACGATGCAACGGGGAGGCGGGTTCCAGCTGGACGATGGCCGATCCTCATCGGCCAGGCTGTCATCGCACTCGTAGGCTTGTACGCGCTGCTGGGTTCATTAAGCCTTGGACTCTGGAGCAGCCTCGGTCCGGGTGCCGGCTTCTTTCCAGCAGTTCTTGGCATTTTCCTGATGGTTCTCGTCGTGCTCTGGTTTGTGCAGGAACGCGCCAAGCCAACCGAAGATGCAGGCGCAGAAGCCTTTGACAGTGCCCAGATATGGGCCGTTGTCCTCAGCCTGGTGATTCTGGCGGCCGCTTTGCCATTCCTCGGCTTCCAGCTCAGCGTCTTCATCTTCCTCATGTACCACCTCAGCTTCCGGGCGCGGATCGGATGGGTGAAGGCCGTCATCATTTCTCTTTGCGGGAGCGTCGGGGTCTTTTACCTGTTTACGGCCGTCCTGCACGTCTCTCTGCCGGTGGCAACGGTGCCGCCGTTGAGCATGATTGGACTTTGA
- a CDS encoding TRAP transporter large permease subunit, which yields MIGIWALGAYLAVIIIWSVLMRRNVGEAMILGFIVAAAFNGSQMLSAGWGALYEALTDEIVYATVIFVFMGYLLERAGVMERMINLLDSLIGGSKGGAAYVSTVSSAGLGSIVHNQAAIAATVGSITIPWMERSKIDRPTAATIVAGNAGMGITFPFSASMFVLVGSSTVGPLLSANELLIPLIFGGLWCVAHRLVVTYLLVRRSGAQATAKEQRQALSVAFRQGWSTLLLFVGVAIPMIITSGAIAEALSSYTQTNVAKAISPIFWIPIALILMGLLLGYRQLPRTLKAWSAMLEDSIPRFGIVGVTVLFAFAGANALASTGLPEQLTAVLNQLSLPVWLLALVIGLIVIAVAAPLSSTATMAAVGTVGVAALVAAGVPAPTAAVAVLVFSSCEAAVPPGGAPLYVACGIAGVNPYSTFRRMLLFYALPLLAIGVLIASGILPV from the coding sequence ATGATTGGCATCTGGGCGCTGGGCGCCTACCTCGCGGTCATCATCATTTGGTCGGTGCTGATGCGCCGCAATGTCGGCGAAGCGATGATCCTCGGCTTCATCGTGGCGGCAGCGTTCAACGGCAGCCAGATGCTCTCAGCAGGATGGGGTGCGCTGTACGAGGCGCTCACCGATGAAATCGTTTATGCGACGGTGATCTTCGTTTTCATGGGCTATCTGCTGGAACGAGCCGGCGTCATGGAGCGGATGATCAATCTGCTGGATTCGCTGATCGGCGGCAGCAAGGGCGGCGCGGCCTATGTCTCCACGGTGTCCTCCGCCGGGCTGGGCAGCATCGTGCACAACCAGGCTGCCATCGCCGCGACGGTAGGCTCCATTACGATCCCGTGGATGGAACGCTCGAAGATCGACCGGCCGACCGCGGCCACCATCGTGGCTGGCAACGCGGGCATGGGCATCACCTTCCCGTTCAGCGCATCCATGTTTGTCCTGGTCGGCTCCTCCACCGTGGGCCCTCTGCTCTCGGCCAATGAACTATTGATCCCCTTGATTTTCGGCGGCCTATGGTGCGTGGCCCACCGGCTGGTCGTGACCTACCTGCTGGTTCGCCGCAGTGGCGCGCAAGCCACTGCCAAGGAGCAACGCCAAGCGCTATCGGTGGCCTTCAGGCAAGGATGGAGCACCCTGCTGCTCTTTGTCGGCGTCGCCATCCCGATGATCATCACCAGCGGCGCCATCGCCGAGGCATTAAGCAGCTACACCCAAACCAACGTGGCCAAGGCGATCAGCCCGATCTTCTGGATCCCTATCGCGCTGATCCTGATGGGCCTGCTGCTGGGATACCGCCAGCTGCCGCGCACCCTCAAGGCCTGGTCCGCCATGCTCGAAGATTCCATCCCCCGCTTCGGCATCGTCGGGGTGACCGTGCTATTCGCCTTCGCCGGCGCCAATGCGCTGGCCAGCACCGGATTGCCCGAGCAACTGACCGCCGTGTTGAACCAGCTATCGCTGCCGGTGTGGCTGCTGGCCCTGGTCATCGGGCTGATCGTCATTGCCGTAGCAGCTCCGCTCTCCTCGACCGCGACCATGGCGGCCGTGGGTACCGTGGGAGTGGCCGCACTGGTCGCCGCGGGAGTCCCGGCGCCGACCGCGGCAGTAGCAGTGCTTGTCTTCTCCTCCTGCGAAGCAGCAGTTCCGCCAGGTGGTGCGCCGTTGTATGTTGCCTGCGGCATCGCCGGGGTCAACCCCTACAGCACCTTCCGTCGCATGCTGCTGTTCTATGCACTACCGTTATTGGCCATTGGCGTGTTGATCGCGTCCGGAATCCTGCCGGTCTAA
- a CDS encoding IclR family transcriptional regulator has protein sequence MAAEKEKSEAPNGMRSLTRAIAVFEQIQRYEHPRRLSTIAADMGMSSPTTLRILRVLQEAGLVSQTDKSYRLGPAVLPAARVFLENDPLPRVAQPILQQLSQATKLTASLYTRLGSERVLVERVVGESSLGYNLPQGRRLPLTAGAAGRIFLLGADDDELTQIAETSRHLHYENEDFDLKAIKARAPMADASYAISEDERALGIISIAAAIPSRQGPPTEALSLTGPIHTVTRETLEARAPELLQAARRLSDLLASSVY, from the coding sequence ATGGCGGCAGAAAAAGAGAAGTCCGAAGCACCCAACGGCATGCGGTCGTTGACCCGAGCGATAGCCGTATTCGAGCAGATCCAGCGCTACGAGCATCCGCGTCGCCTCAGCACTATCGCCGCCGACATGGGCATGAGCTCGCCTACGACCCTGCGCATCCTGCGGGTGCTCCAGGAAGCCGGCCTCGTCAGCCAGACCGACAAGAGCTACCGCCTGGGTCCAGCGGTTCTTCCCGCGGCCCGCGTCTTCCTCGAAAACGACCCGCTGCCCCGGGTCGCCCAGCCGATCCTCCAGCAGCTGTCCCAGGCCACGAAGCTAACGGCTTCGCTTTATACCCGACTGGGCAGCGAGCGAGTCCTGGTCGAACGCGTCGTGGGCGAAAGCTCGCTGGGCTACAACCTGCCCCAGGGCAGGCGCCTGCCGCTTACCGCCGGCGCAGCCGGACGCATCTTCCTGCTCGGTGCCGACGACGATGAGCTCACGCAGATTGCCGAAACCTCCCGGCACCTGCATTACGAAAACGAGGACTTCGACCTCAAGGCCATCAAGGCCCGCGCCCCGATGGCGGACGCCAGCTATGCCATCTCCGAAGACGAGCGCGCGCTTGGCATCATCTCGATCGCCGCCGCCATCCCTTCGCGGCAAGGTCCGCCCACCGAAGCCCTCTCGCTGACCGGCCCGATCCACACGGTCACCCGCGAAACCCTTGAGGCCCGCGCCCCGGAGCTCCTCCAAGCTGCCCGCAGACTCTCGGATCTCCTGGCGAGCAGCGTCTACTAA
- a CDS encoding thiamine pyrophosphate-binding protein: MSSVSAAIAHALKPIAPQIFGLMGNGNAHFLDAAVRAGFDYTAVRHESAAVSAADAYFRIANKLAIATTTYGAGYTNAVTALAEAAAAGTPLLFVTGDAPSTGLRGWDVDQAAIDGGVRAPRYVVDRHTPGSIALQAAAHALREQTPVVLAIPYDLAAAESAGEELPDFASLACTPAKPRLEPAALQQIVTKLDASKRTHILYGRGAIDAADQVRELARKLDATTSGTLLARDLLDYDFDLGITGGFSTEANARIIAQADTVLVLGASLNQFTLRFGELVNESATLIQIDLGAAATNARVDVFATADAQSAAADLLDAVQRAQGNWCAGLDLGDLRSRPAGDDKAEDGLLDPRRVASELEKILPANRVLVQDGGHFIGWGPMYWSTSGARSLACVGTAYQSIGLGIASMVGAGAAAQGRTVVLAAGDGGFLMGLADLESIIRTVDSGVIVIYNDSAYGAEVHQYGSIGLHEDPMLIPTVDFAGIARSMGATGVRVENLVDMAGLTQWVADGARGVCLVDARVTTRVRAPYMEEVLAANKKAAATLALQSD; the protein is encoded by the coding sequence ATGTCTAGCGTTTCCGCAGCCATTGCCCATGCCCTTAAACCAATTGCCCCGCAGATCTTCGGGCTGATGGGAAATGGCAACGCCCACTTCCTTGATGCCGCCGTCCGTGCGGGATTCGACTACACCGCAGTGCGCCATGAGTCCGCGGCGGTTTCGGCCGCCGACGCGTATTTCCGGATCGCGAATAAGCTGGCCATCGCTACCACCACCTACGGTGCCGGCTACACCAATGCCGTGACCGCGCTGGCCGAAGCCGCAGCCGCCGGAACGCCGCTGCTCTTTGTCACCGGCGATGCGCCCAGCACGGGACTGCGCGGCTGGGACGTGGACCAGGCGGCGATCGACGGCGGTGTGCGAGCACCCCGCTACGTCGTGGATCGCCACACCCCGGGCAGCATCGCGTTGCAGGCCGCCGCTCATGCGCTGCGCGAGCAGACCCCGGTAGTCCTGGCCATTCCTTATGACCTGGCGGCCGCCGAAAGCGCAGGCGAAGAACTTCCCGATTTCGCCTCGCTGGCCTGCACGCCGGCCAAGCCGCGGTTGGAGCCCGCCGCGCTGCAGCAGATCGTAACCAAGCTGGATGCCTCGAAGCGCACCCATATTCTTTATGGGCGCGGCGCCATTGACGCCGCCGACCAGGTCAGGGAGCTGGCCCGGAAGCTGGATGCCACCACCTCGGGCACGCTGCTGGCCCGCGACCTGCTGGACTACGACTTCGACCTCGGAATCACCGGCGGATTCTCCACCGAGGCTAACGCCCGCATCATTGCCCAGGCCGACACGGTGCTGGTCTTGGGAGCTTCACTGAACCAATTCACCTTGCGCTTCGGCGAGCTGGTTAATGAGTCGGCGACGCTGATCCAGATCGATCTCGGCGCGGCAGCCACCAATGCCCGCGTGGACGTCTTCGCCACCGCCGATGCCCAGAGCGCCGCGGCAGATTTGCTCGACGCTGTACAGCGGGCGCAAGGCAACTGGTGCGCGGGACTGGACCTGGGTGATCTGCGCAGCCGCCCGGCCGGCGACGATAAGGCCGAGGACGGATTGCTGGATCCTCGCCGGGTAGCCAGCGAGCTGGAGAAGATCCTGCCAGCCAACCGGGTCCTGGTCCAGGATGGCGGGCACTTCATCGGCTGGGGGCCGATGTACTGGTCGACCAGCGGCGCGCGTTCGCTGGCCTGTGTGGGCACCGCGTACCAGTCCATCGGCCTGGGCATCGCTTCCATGGTGGGAGCTGGCGCCGCGGCGCAGGGCCGTACCGTGGTACTGGCCGCCGGCGACGGAGGATTCCTGATGGGCCTGGCCGACCTCGAATCCATCATCCGCACCGTCGACAGCGGAGTGATCGTTATCTACAACGACTCCGCCTACGGCGCAGAGGTCCATCAATACGGCTCCATCGGCCTGCACGAAGACCCGATGCTGATCCCGACCGTGGACTTCGCAGGCATCGCCCGCTCCATGGGAGCCACCGGGGTGCGGGTGGAGAATCTGGTGGATATGGCTGGACTCACACAGTGGGTGGCTGACGGTGCGCGGGGCGTATGCCTCGTCGATGCCCGCGTCACCACGCGGGTTCGCGCCCCTTATATGGAAGAGGTGCTCGCCGCCAACAAGAAAGCGGCCGCGACACTGGCATTACAATCCGATTAA